CGTTGCTGGCGGCAACAATAAGAGGGAGTTCTTGAAATCGGTTTTGTTGAATTTAGGCTGTGCTGACCCGCCTTTTATCCCTTGAATGATCGTCTGTCCTTGAAGGTATTTGAACCAGATATACAAATAATATCGCAAGGCACGTTCTTCTGGGCGAATCATAATCACATTGTTGCCCAACGTCATCGGGCGATCTAGTGTGGGACATAGGAATACGCTTCCAACATCTCCGACATTTGAAATGATGAGTTCTCCTCCAAAGAGTGACGACTTGGATAAAAAATCATAAGAGTGTTGATCTACATACACTCCAAATGAACCAGACTTTAGATCTGTATTCCGGATGAAATAGGCGTAGTTAGGTTCTTGATATAATATGACGTTTTCCTTTAATGAGGCAAAACTGCCATTTGCCACATAATCTGTCACCAGTGCAGGAATGCTGCCAACTTTGACAACATTGAAATCAGACGGAATAGAACCAAACACAGAGTCTTGATAAGAGCGCTCACCGTTAAACTCAAAGTGGATAAACCACTTTCGGAACAATGTAAGAGCCTGTTCCTCTAAATTCTTATTTATCGCTGTATTGCATTCAATCTTCTGGTCTATTGCATACAATACGTCTACAATTTTCTTTTGTATAACAATCGGTGGCAAATTTATTGCCATTCGCCTTACAATCCAGCCCGATAAACCGCCTCGCGTACTTGTGCCATCTGATAACTGCCGCAGTTCTTCATAACGGTTGCTTAGATTATAGTACAAGAATAACGGCTCTACCATCATTCTGTCTGCTTCAAGCACGAGAACAGACTGATTCACATAGGTATCTATCTGAAGAAAACTTGCTTGTCCACGCGTGTACCCTTGTCCCGCAGTTGCTATGACAATCGAATCCTTGAACGCCAACTGTGTCGATGATTGCTCCACGCCGATCTTTGTTATTTTTCGTTCCGTTTCATAAATAAATTTGTTGCGTGTCTCTCCAGACGAAAGCCAGTTAATGTCACCATTCCAATACGCAGGTTCTTTGGTTGATGGCGTCCCCCCACTATAAACACGTACACAGGCTTCATCTATCGTTGTTTTCTTCCAATCACAGTTCATACCCAATCGCCCCCAGATTCTTACGGATTTTCTCCTCAAGTTCGCGCGACTTGGCAAAGAGTTCCGACAACTCGCCCGTGAGACGCTTCATTTTATCGTCGAATGGCTCACCGTCATCCTCCTGCTCCTCAATACCGACATAGCGCCCCGGCGTCAATACGTAGTCCTGCGCCGCAATCTCATCGATGGAAGCAACCGCACAGAATCCCTTCACATCCTCGAGCGTTCCATTCTGAAATGCCGCAAAGGTATCAGCGATTTTATCAATATCTTCATCGGTAAAGTCGCGATGTTTTCGATCGACCATATAACCCATCTTACTCGCATTAATGAAGAGTGTCTTCCCTTTTTGCTGTTTATTACGCGTGATAAACCACAGCGTTACAG
This portion of the Selenomonas sp. TAMA-11512 genome encodes:
- a CDS encoding restriction endonuclease subunit S produces the protein MNCDWKKTTIDEACVRVYSGGTPSTKEPAYWNGDINWLSSGETRNKFIYETERKITKIGVEQSSTQLAFKDSIVIATAGQGYTRGQASFLQIDTYVNQSVLVLEADRMMVEPLFLYYNLSNRYEELRQLSDGTSTRGGLSGWIVRRMAINLPPIVIQKKIVDVLYAIDQKIECNTAINKNLEEQALTLFRKWFIHFEFNGERSYQDSVFGSIPSDFNVVKVGSIPALVTDYVANGSFASLKENVILYQEPNYAYFIRNTDLKSGSFGVYVDQHSYDFLSKSSLFGGELIISNVGDVGSVFLCPTLDRPMTLGNNVIMIRPEERALRYYLYIWFKYLQGQTIIQGIKGGSAQPKFNKTDFKNSLLLLPPATLLHTFDKVVSPMFELISANHVQNHRLANLRVPLLPRLMSGEIDVSDIEL